One stretch of Methermicoccus shengliensis DSM 18856 DNA includes these proteins:
- a CDS encoding APC family permease, with the protein MSMTGGPKRSEGLSLLATIAFAVGSMVGAGVFVLSGMVIAIAGASAILSYALCGVLVCLSGLSYATLASIFPEDGGGYLYAKRMLGEYPGFIAGWAMYVSMMISTAFVVLGFGIYLNLLLGTHIDPRLAALGAVLFLTLLNIRGLSEAGRAEVVLVGTKLAILCVLVLAGLVHIRASAFVPFMPYGMEGMVQGMTMVFFTYVGFQVVAMMAGEVKESSRVVPIATLASIAIAAAIYVGVVVALLSAGLPSYGSESVFDAAVALLGGYGGAIVALAAVLSTLSSANAGIIGASRITMEMASENQLPGRFARLRNGQPTNSILLGSAITVVLIVHGGLDFIVDLTNVTVLISMLLVNASTLILMRGGKPISPEKRYFRIPLGGLFPTLGVLSCVLMLLTLPATTLAMGVGALLLGTVLYVLEDTPAGREAVEEIRRVLNRPSP; encoded by the coding sequence ATGAGCATGACGGGTGGTCCGAAGCGCAGCGAGGGATTGAGCCTTCTGGCTACAATCGCGTTTGCGGTTGGCAGCATGGTGGGCGCCGGCGTTTTTGTGCTGAGCGGCATGGTGATAGCCATCGCCGGAGCCTCTGCCATCCTCTCGTATGCGCTGTGCGGCGTGCTCGTGTGCCTCTCTGGGCTCTCGTATGCCACGCTCGCCAGCATATTTCCCGAGGACGGAGGGGGCTACCTGTATGCGAAACGCATGCTCGGAGAGTATCCGGGCTTTATTGCGGGCTGGGCTATGTACGTGAGCATGATGATATCCACAGCGTTCGTGGTGCTGGGCTTTGGGATATACCTCAATTTGCTGCTCGGGACACACATAGACCCGAGGTTGGCTGCGCTGGGTGCCGTGCTCTTCCTCACCCTGCTGAACATCAGAGGGCTCTCGGAGGCCGGAAGGGCGGAAGTGGTGCTCGTGGGCACCAAGCTGGCAATACTGTGCGTGCTGGTGCTCGCAGGGCTGGTGCACATCCGGGCGAGCGCGTTTGTGCCCTTCATGCCGTATGGGATGGAGGGCATGGTGCAAGGGATGACTATGGTGTTCTTCACGTATGTGGGCTTTCAGGTGGTGGCCATGATGGCGGGCGAGGTCAAGGAATCGAGCAGGGTAGTTCCCATCGCCACGCTGGCCTCCATTGCCATCGCCGCAGCGATATACGTGGGGGTGGTGGTGGCGCTGCTCTCCGCAGGGCTGCCCTCCTATGGCAGCGAGAGCGTGTTCGATGCCGCTGTGGCGCTGCTCGGGGGCTATGGGGGTGCCATAGTGGCGCTGGCAGCCGTACTCTCCACTCTGTCCTCTGCGAACGCAGGCATCATCGGCGCATCGAGAATCACGATGGAAATGGCATCCGAGAACCAGCTGCCGGGAAGGTTTGCGAGGCTCAGGAATGGCCAGCCCACCAACTCCATCCTGCTCGGCTCTGCCATCACAGTGGTGCTCATCGTGCACGGTGGTCTGGACTTCATTGTGGACCTCACGAATGTGACGGTGCTAATCTCGATGCTGCTCGTGAACGCAAGCACCCTCATTCTGATGAGGGGAGGCAAGCCCATATCTCCAGAGAAAAGGTACTTCAGAATTCCGCTGGGCGGGCTGTTCCCCACCCTCGGTGTGCTCTCGTGCGTGCTCATGCTCCTCACGCTACCCGCCACCACCCTTGCGATGGGGGTGGGGGCACTGCTGCTGGGCACTGTGCTGTACGTGCTCGAGGACACGCCAGCGGGAAGGGAGGCAGTGGAAGAAATCAGAAGGGTGCTCAACAGGCCAAGCCCCTGA
- a CDS encoding DUF362 domain-containing protein → MSEFKVVVIETTDPGEGTTEALKRLNACEYVQEAQRVLIKPNCVTDDSPESGITTHPMMVRAVCDYLMGCGLSAEQLSVGEGGMASYDTLRTFERIGLKSALEGTRVRLVDLNREERFEVNIPGALVLRRVGVAKSFLNHDCLISCAKLKVHSLATATLCMKNMMGGVRPKNIMHTRIHEKIVDLNRVFAPTLSLIDGVVGCEEHETRGSPVVSNVVIASNNVVACDAVGCYLMGIEPEEVGYLTLAQRAGLGVCDLSQMDIEGDIKRLRRRYRRGPEPSKSEDGLIDVL, encoded by the coding sequence ATGAGTGAGTTCAAGGTGGTGGTGATAGAAACCACAGACCCCGGCGAGGGCACCACTGAGGCGCTCAAAAGACTGAACGCATGCGAGTATGTGCAAGAGGCACAGCGGGTGCTCATAAAGCCCAACTGCGTGACTGATGATTCTCCAGAGAGCGGAATCACCACCCATCCCATGATGGTGAGGGCAGTGTGCGATTACCTCATGGGATGCGGGCTCTCGGCTGAGCAGCTGAGCGTGGGAGAGGGCGGCATGGCTTCATACGATACCTTACGCACCTTTGAGCGCATTGGGCTTAAGAGCGCCTTGGAGGGCACTCGGGTGAGGCTGGTGGACCTGAACAGGGAGGAGAGGTTTGAGGTGAACATCCCCGGCGCCCTCGTGCTGAGGAGGGTGGGGGTCGCGAAGAGCTTTCTAAACCACGACTGCCTGATTTCGTGTGCCAAGCTGAAGGTGCACTCCTTAGCAACCGCCACGCTGTGCATGAAGAACATGATGGGGGGCGTGCGTCCAAAGAACATCATGCACACCAGAATCCATGAGAAGATAGTGGACCTGAACAGGGTGTTTGCCCCCACACTGAGCCTCATCGATGGCGTGGTGGGCTGTGAGGAACATGAGACGAGGGGCAGCCCAGTGGTGTCCAACGTGGTGATTGCGTCCAACAACGTCGTGGCGTGTGATGCCGTCGGGTGCTACCTCATGGGCATCGAGCCAGAGGAGGTGGGATACCTCACGCTTGCGCAGAGGGCTGGGCTTGGCGTGTGCGACCTGTCCCAGATGGACATCGAGGGAGATATCAAGCGGCTCAGAAGGCGATACAGGAGAGGACCAGAACCCTCGAAGAGCGAGGACGGGCTCATAGATGTGCTTTGA